CAGCTGTACATCGTTCGTGAGCCCCAGCTGACACCGTGCACACGGCCACTAACCTGATCGCGAACCACACCGCCGATGTGGTCGTTCGCCTCGAAGGCCCGATCTACGTCGAGCGTCTCAGGGTCGACGCGGTAGACGGTCGCGGCACTGTCGGGCCGGTATTCGGCGACCGGGACCCACACATCTCGACCGTCGTAGTCGATCCCGCCCGGGTGGTACGAGTCGCCGGCGCCCAGTTCGATGTCGTCCAACAGCTCACCGTCACGGTTCAGGACGAACAGGTGTCCGACGCCCTTCCCCGGGCTGCGGTCGTACCCGTCGATCGGCTCCGGGTAGCGCTGCGGAGCCTCGATGACCTCCACCGACGAGATGAAGATGCGATCGCCGACCAGCGCCATGCCCTGTGGGTGGTACGTATCGAAGTCGAGCGAGATGCGGTCGACCTGCGTCCACGTGGTGTCACGGGTCAACGAGGCCACGCGGTCGGCGAGCGGCTCACGGTCGTGGGACGGGGAGGCGGCTGCCCCGCTCGATGCCAATAGGCAGGCGGCGGCCACGGTGATGGCGAGGGTGCGCATGGTGCTCCTTGGGTCGGTTGCGAGCCATCGTGGCGGATGCGGCTGGCGATCACATGAACGCCGGTCGGACAGTCGGCAAGCGACGTCATAGACTGCCGGAGTACTCATCTCGTGATCGTTTGGAGCAGTCCAGTGGCTCGTGTCGTCGTCGACGTCATGCTCAAGCCCGAGATCCTCGACCCGCAGGGCAAGGCCGTACACGGTGCGCTCGACCGGCTCGGGTTCGACCTGGTGACCGATGTACGCCAAGGCAAGCGGTTCGAGCTCGAGATCGAAGGCGAGGTCGATGATGCCAAGCTCGCCGAGCTCAACAAGGTCGCCGAGACCCTGCTGTCCAACCCGGTGATCGAGGACTACGCCGTGACGGTGGCGCAGTGAAGGTCGGAGTCGTCACCTTCCCCGGGTCGCTCGACGACGTCGACGCGGCCCGCGCGGTGCGTCTTGCCGGCGCGGAGTCGGTTGCGCTCTGGCATGGCGACAAGGAGCTGTCCGGGGTCGACGCGGTCGTTCTTCCGGGCGGCTTCTCGTACGGCGATTACCTGCGCTGCGGCGCCATTGCGCGGTTCGCCCCCGTGATGGAGTCGATCGTGGCGGCCGCGAACGCCGGTATGCCGGTGCTCGGAATCTGCAACGGGTTCCAGATCCTGTGCGAGGCGCATCTGCTGCCGGGAGCGCTCGTCCGCAACGACCATCAGCGGTTCGTCTGTCGTGACCAGCTGCTGCGCATCGAGAACGCCGACACCGCCTGGACCTCCGCGTACGACGGCGACCAGGAGATCGTCGTACCGCTGAAGAACGGCGAGGGCGGGTTCGTCGTCGACGAGCAGACTCTCGACGCGCTGGAGGCCGACGGACGGGTCGTGGCCAGGTACGTCGGCCTGAACCCCAACGGTTCGATGCGTGACATCGCCGGCATCACCAATGAGCGCGGCAACGTCGTCGGGCTGATGCCCCACCCCGAGCATGCGGTCGACGCGTTGTTCGGCTCCGGACTCGACGGGCGCGGCTTCTTCGAATCGGTCCTGGAGTCGGCCGCGCAACCTGCCTGAGCGCCGACCACGCTCGCCACCTGCGACTCTGTCGGGTGGCATCATGGGCGTGGCCCGCAGGGAAGGAGCCGCATGTCAGACGCGCAGTCGCAGAGTTCGGTCGCGGATGCGACGGAGCGCAGCCGCTTCGAGATAACCGTCGACGGAAGCGTCGCCGGCTTCGCCGAGTATCGCCTCGATGGAGACGTGATCACGTTCACCCACACCGAGGTCGCCGACGAGTACGCCGGTCAGGGCCTGGCAGGAGCGCTCGTACGCGCCGCGCTCGACGACGTACGTACTCGCGGCCTGTCCGTACGCGCGCAGTGCCCGTACGTCGCCGCCTACATCAAGCGGCACCCCGAGTACGCCGACCTGCTGGCCTGAGCGCGTGTACGTCGTCCGCTCGGCGGTGCTCGCCTGCGCCCTGGTCGCGTCCGTCGGTGGATGCGGTGCGGATGACGCCTCGCCGCAGCGGGTCTCGTACACAGCAGAGATCTCGAGTCCGCCAAAGGCGGGCACGGCCAAGGATGAACGGGTGTCCTTGAGCACCGAGACCTGCCCGGATTCCGACGGCGGAACACTCGTGGGGGTCGTGCCGGATGGTTGGCAGGTCGACTCCAGCGGAGCGGACTACTGCTCCTGGTCCCGCGGCACCTCGAACCTGACCTTCGAATACGGCGCCATCGACGGTGACCCGTACAAATGGCTCCTACTGCAGAGCAACACGGCGCAGATCGATGGCTCGATCCCCGGTTATGAGCTCATCCGGCAGACCAGCGACGCCGGCGGCGGACCGCTGTGGCACTACCAGTACGCGGTCGCCCGGGTCGACGGCAGCGTCTATGTCGACTCGCTCCATCTGTTCCGAGGCGAATGGCACGTGACGTACGAGGCGGATTCCGGCGACTACAACACCTACGTGGAGCGGGAGTTGACCCAGGCGCTGGACGCAACGGACTGAAATCTCGGGCTCGCGGAAATCACTCGGCGAAACACCAGATATGGGTAGTTGCATCGCTGTGGTTTCCATATATGGTGATCAAGCAGCTGGTTCGACCGGTCCCCCAGATCGGTCGTCGTAAGAGGGAACCCGGTGTGAATCCGGGACTGCCCCGCAGCGGTGAACGGGAACGACCGTCGTCAAGGCACTGGGTGCGCACCCGGGAAGCGACGACCAGTAGGCGCGCTGGACGCAGCGCTGGCCCGTGAGTCCGAAGACCTGCCAGCGCACCGCGCGTACGACATGCGCGGTGGTCCGCGGCCGCGTGGGACGGCCAGGGGACTCGGGTCATGCCGTGCCCTCCCGACCCCATGCGCCGCGGGTTGCGCAGATAGCGACCGAGGGGTTCGAACATGGCTACCACCGACATCACCGTCGTCAAGCGCGACGGCTCCAAAGTGCCGTACGACGGCTACGAGATCGCCGCTTCGATCGAGGAGGCGAGCACCGGCCTGGACGACGCGGTCGCCCGAGCGACGCAGATTCAGTCCGAGCTGGAGATCGTGTTGTTCGACGGCATGACCAGCGAACAGCTGGACGAGGCCGTCATCTCCGTGGCGCTGCAGAACGTCAAGGACGATCCGGCCTTCGACACTGTTGCCGCGGGACTGCTGACGAAGCTGCTGTACAAGCGCGCGTTCGGTGAGGGCAGTACGCATCTGGAGACGCGGAGCTTCCCGGGCCCCGCGTTCGTGGCGTACGTAGGGCGCGGGGTCGAGCTCGGACTGCTCGACACCCGACTCACGCAGCTGTTCGATCTCGAACGGCTCGGCGCGGCCATCGACCCCGCGCGCGACGACCTGCTGCGCTATATCGGAGTGCAGACGATGCGCAACCGGTACATGATCACGTCGCCCGACGGTACGCCGCTCGAGGTGCCGCAATTCTTCTGGATGCGAGTCGCCATGGGGCTGTCGCTGAACGAGGAGGATCCCACTGCCATCGCCTTGGCTCTGTACGACAAGCTCTCGCGGCTGGAGTACGTCGCAGCGGGTTCGACCCTCGTCAACGCAGGCACGTCGTACGCCCAGCTGTCGAACTGCTTCGTGATGCAGATGGAAGACGACATCGAGCACATCGCGAAGTCGATGCGCGACGTCATGTGGATCACCAAGGGCACCGGCGGGATCGGCTTGTCGGTCACCAAGCTGCGCAGCGAGGGCTCGCCGATCCGCAGTAACAACACGAAGTCGACGGGTCCCATCCCGTTCATGCACACGATCGACTCGACGCTGCGGGCCGTCTCGCGCGGCGGCAAGAAGTTCGGCGCGCTCTGCTTCTACCTGGAGAACTGGCATCTCGACTTCGACCAGTTCCTCGATCTGCGGCAGAACTCCGGAGACCCGTATCGGCGTACGCGTACGGCCAACACCGCGGTGTGGATCTCCGACGAGTTCATGAAGCGGGTGGCCGCCGATGACGACTGGTACCTCTTCGACCCGCTCGAGGTGCCGGATCTGCCTGAGCTCTACGGAGCCGCGTTCTCCAATCGTTACGCCGAGTACGTCGCACTGGCCGAGGCGGGTGAGCTGCGGGCGTACCGCAAGGTCCGCGCACGCGAGCAGTACCGCGCGATGCTGGTGTCGTTGCAGACGACATCGCATCCGTGGCTGACCTGGAAAGACACGATCAACACGCGAGCGCTCAACGACAACACCGGCACGATCCACCTGTCCAACCTGTGCACGGAGATCTGCCTCCCGCAGGACCGCGACAACACCGCCGTGTGCAACCTCGCATCGGTCAACCTGTCGCGGCACCTCGTCGGCGAGCGAGGGGACCTGCGCATCGACTGGGACCGCCTCGCCGAGTCGACTCGCCTGGCAGTACGCCAGCTCGACAACCTCGTGGACATCACGCTCTCGTCGGTTCCGGAGTCGGAGCACTCGAACGATCTCAACCGCGCGGTCGGTCTCGGTGTCATGGGTTTCACCGACATCGTCGAGCGGCTCGGGTACGGGTACGAGAGCGAGCGGGCGTACGAGCTGATCGACCGGCTGATGGAGTTCATCAGCTGGCATGCGATCGACGCGAGCGCCGATCTGGCCCGCGAGCGCGGCGCGTACGCGAACTTCGAAGGCTCGGGTTGGAGCCGAGGGATTGTCCCGGTCGACACCCTGGACCGCCTCGCGGCAGACCGCGGTGCGCCCGTCGAGGTCGACCGCAGCACCCGCCTGGACTGGGAGTCGCTGCGCCGCAAGGTACGCGGAGGAATGCGCAACGCGACCCTGATGGCGATCGCACCGACCGCGTCGATCGGTCTGGTCGCCGGGACAACGCCGGGGCTCGATCCGCAGTTCAGCCAGATCTTCAGCCGGTCGACGTCGTCGGGGAAGTTCCTCGAGGTCAACCGCAACCTGGTCGCCGATCTGCGCGAGCGCGGGTTGTGGGAGCAGGTACGCGAGGATCTGCTGCGCGCACAGGGCGATCTGTCGAAGCTCGAGTCCGTGCCGGACGATTTACAGCGCATCTACCGGACTTCGTTCCAGCTGTCGCCGTACGCGTTCCTCGAGGTGGCGGCGCGGGCGCAGAAGTGGATCGACCAGGCGATCAGCCGCAACATCTACCTGGCCGATCGTGATGTGGACGGCATGGTCGACCTGTACGAGGCGGCATGGAAGCGCGGCGTGAAGACGACGTACTACCTGCACATGATGCCGCGGCACACCGCCGAGCAGAGCACAGTGAAGGTCAACAAGGCCGAGCAGCTCACTCCGGCCGGTGCCGGTCAACGCCGTGGTTTCGGGTTCGCGGCGGCCGCGTCGACGCCGGACGTACCGGAAGTGGTGCCGCCCGAGACGGTCCCGGTCGCGACCGTCGATGACCACACCTGCCCGATCGATCCGCAAGAGCGCCTGCAGTGCGACTCCTGCCAGTGAACTGACCAGAACCACCCAACCCCCACCCCGCTGGGCCGCACGTTTCGGCCCCATTTCGGCGAAATTTGGGGCCGAAACGTGCGGGCCAGCGGGCGTGGGCGACGTGAGGAGAGAACTTTGAGTACGAACGGAATTCTCGGGACCGGCATCGGCGAAGGCCTGCTGCTCAAACCGGTGACGTACGAATGGGCGTACGACCTCTACAACC
The sequence above is drawn from the Nocardioidaceae bacterium SCSIO 66511 genome and encodes:
- the purQ gene encoding phosphoribosylformylglycinamidine synthase subunit PurQ; translated protein: MKVGVVTFPGSLDDVDAARAVRLAGAESVALWHGDKELSGVDAVVLPGGFSYGDYLRCGAIARFAPVMESIVAAANAGMPVLGICNGFQILCEAHLLPGALVRNDHQRFVCRDQLLRIENADTAWTSAYDGDQEIVVPLKNGEGGFVVDEQTLDALEADGRVVARYVGLNPNGSMRDIAGITNERGNVVGLMPHPEHAVDALFGSGLDGRGFFESVLESAAQPA
- a CDS encoding DUF6454 family protein → MRTLAITVAAACLLASSGAAASPSHDREPLADRVASLTRDTTWTQVDRISLDFDTYHPQGMALVGDRIFISSVEVIEAPQRYPEPIDGYDRSPGKGVGHLFVLNRDGELLDDIELGAGDSYHPGGIDYDGRDVWVPVAEYRPDSAATVYRVDPETLDVDRAFEANDHIGGVVRDQVSGRVHGVSWGSRTMYSWTPHGRQLDRAPNRDHMLDYQDCAYVAFRKQLCTGVTGLPTADGGSYELGGLALLDLRSGSMLHEVPFQQFSSAGHVMTRNPVAVETTRDGLRMFAAPDDGEDAAGTELYVYETERS
- the purS gene encoding phosphoribosylformylglycinamidine synthase subunit PurS; the protein is MARVVVDVMLKPEILDPQGKAVHGALDRLGFDLVTDVRQGKRFELEIEGEVDDAKLAELNKVAETLLSNPVIEDYAVTVAQ
- a CDS encoding ribonucleoside-diphosphate reductase subunit alpha, with translation MATTDITVVKRDGSKVPYDGYEIAASIEEASTGLDDAVARATQIQSELEIVLFDGMTSEQLDEAVISVALQNVKDDPAFDTVAAGLLTKLLYKRAFGEGSTHLETRSFPGPAFVAYVGRGVELGLLDTRLTQLFDLERLGAAIDPARDDLLRYIGVQTMRNRYMITSPDGTPLEVPQFFWMRVAMGLSLNEEDPTAIALALYDKLSRLEYVAAGSTLVNAGTSYAQLSNCFVMQMEDDIEHIAKSMRDVMWITKGTGGIGLSVTKLRSEGSPIRSNNTKSTGPIPFMHTIDSTLRAVSRGGKKFGALCFYLENWHLDFDQFLDLRQNSGDPYRRTRTANTAVWISDEFMKRVAADDDWYLFDPLEVPDLPELYGAAFSNRYAEYVALAEAGELRAYRKVRAREQYRAMLVSLQTTSHPWLTWKDTINTRALNDNTGTIHLSNLCTEICLPQDRDNTAVCNLASVNLSRHLVGERGDLRIDWDRLAESTRLAVRQLDNLVDITLSSVPESEHSNDLNRAVGLGVMGFTDIVERLGYGYESERAYELIDRLMEFISWHAIDASADLARERGAYANFEGSGWSRGIVPVDTLDRLAADRGAPVEVDRSTRLDWESLRRKVRGGMRNATLMAIAPTASIGLVAGTTPGLDPQFSQIFSRSTSSGKFLEVNRNLVADLRERGLWEQVREDLLRAQGDLSKLESVPDDLQRIYRTSFQLSPYAFLEVAARAQKWIDQAISRNIYLADRDVDGMVDLYEAAWKRGVKTTYYLHMMPRHTAEQSTVKVNKAEQLTPAGAGQRRGFGFAAAASTPDVPEVVPPETVPVATVDDHTCPIDPQERLQCDSCQ
- a CDS encoding N-acetyltransferase: MSDAQSQSSVADATERSRFEITVDGSVAGFAEYRLDGDVITFTHTEVADEYAGQGLAGALVRAALDDVRTRGLSVRAQCPYVAAYIKRHPEYADLLA